TTCGTGTACAGCACAATCTCCAGtaatatttttttttgaaataatcTCCAGTAATATTGACTCCCATCAAATGGGGTTACATGCTTATATACGTACGGATCTCTCATTAAATCCGATCTGCTAATAATAGATCAAACAATCAAATAATTTTGATGGCATAGATTGTCCTAAAATAGAACCATGTATTATGTGATAAACAGATAGGTAGAATTTCAACTGAAAGTTTTTTTATTGCTCAGCCAAATTACGTGACCGTTGGAATCGTAGTATGTTTTCATGTGGAGGTGACAgtgttttttttgtttctttatACGCCTTTCTCTCGGCTGCGTGTCTGTTCGTCCTAGTCTGAGGCCAGCTCCGCAAGGGAGTTGATGAGCTGTTCAACGGGCAAAGGCACGTCGAAAATGGAGAAGGGAGGCAGCGGATGGCAGCTGCTGCCTAGAAATAGTGGGTCAGTTGAACATGGTATTCAGGTAGGTACCTTCCATGTGCCACACTTCATTAatttcctctttcttctttcgtGGCGTCACAGAACCAAATCTTAGGGCGGCAGGGGTTTTTTTAGCTGTTGAATCTCTTCTTCCCGGCTTTGAGTTGGTCCTGAAGAGAGAGAATATATCACACAGTTGTTGCACATCGTTTTTATATGGTGCTACTTTGGGTCATGGTTGTATGCATGCCTACAGTTTTGACAAAAAATTGGCCACAATCCCCCCTCAGCCCCCCAAAGAAAAACAAACTATGGCAAAATTTCGCACTGCCTTTTCTTTGAAAGAAATTTCGTGCAGCCTTTTCTTTGAGAGAAATTTCGCACATATTCTTTAAGTTGAAAAGCCAGCCGAGAAAGAATAACGGGAGCTCCTATACGACGCGGTACGCGCTGGGAGGAGCGGCAACATGCACCCCTAGCTCCCCCCGCGCGCTCTCTGTTTTTTAATTTTTaattttctgttttattttttctatttaaataattCAGGATTACAAAAAGTTCCATTTCTTTTAAGAAAATgtgcattttgaaaaaaaatatcaagaaattatgaaatgTTTGCGGACTTAAAagatattcatgaattcaaaaaactTTCACTATTTCAAATACATTATtcagaaattcaaaaaatgttcatggttTAAGAGAATGTTCATGAATTTGTGAAATATGTCCATGaagtttaaaaaatgttcatgatttaaagaaaagttcatgaattcaaaagATGTTCACGGTTGAAGAGAATGTTCACAAATTTGTAAAAACAAATTGCAAATTGAAAAAATGTTTACGAATTTAAGAAACGTTCACTATTTTGAAAAGTGTTCAAGAATTTAAAAgatgttcatgatttcaaaaaatcTTCACGATTTACAAGAATGTTCAGGAATTTGCAGAAAGTAAGTCACAATTTCGaaaaaatgggccggcccatgcaAAAACCGGCACTCGGTTATATAGCGGGCCGGCCCACTTCCTTCTGCTGTTCTGCTTTTCCTGTTTTAAAGACCAAAAAAGGTGTGTAAGCTGTGACTCAAAACCCGTTCGTTTGTTAAAGAAGCAAATGCACCAACCAGTTGGATAGCATGACCCCATGTGCTACTTCCctttttttctcttctttatATAAATGCAAAAATGGCAGCAGTTTTCCCTgtttcctttcctttttcttttctttttatttttttccctTAAATTCGTGAAATTTTTCAAAGGTGGCGAAATTTTTGCAAAATCAGTGAAAGTTTTTTCAAAttagatgaacttttttcaaattcggcGAACTGtttttcaaattgatgaactttctcaaattcaatgaactttttttctaaagttgatgaacttttttaaacTCGATGAACTTCTTTTTAAACtctatgaactttttttcaaacttgatgaactctttcaaaatcaatgaacttttttcgaaACCGATGATTTTTTTCTTCAAAATCGACAAGTTtattttcaaaatcgatgaactctttTCAGAATCGATTAACCTTTTTTCAAATCGATGATCTTTTTCTTTCAAAAATCAATGAACTTGGATCATATTTTTGATTTTCTTCAAATTTGATATACTTTTTTGAGGGAGTTTCGCAAGAAAAACTTTTTGAGGAAGCTCGATGGAGAGCGAAGGTACCTGTGCGTGATCGAcagtgattttttttcttttcgagCGTGTGCAAATCGAGGAGATCGATGCTGTGCTTTTTTAACGAGCCTGCCCAATTGTTCGTGCGTGTAGGCGCCAGCAACACGATCGGGCGCCGAGAGCTCTGGCGAGGAGGTCTCCCAAATAGGATTCCCCGAGGATCACAGCGTGGATGGAGTGACGCAGTGGCCTGCTAACCCGAGTCCAATGGGCCATTCGACCGGGCACATCTCGGCCCCAACCCAACAGCGCCCAAGCCCAGCGGAGCGGGCAGAGCCGAACGGTGCGCCTCCGCGAAGGGTCGCTGCTCACTCGGACtacccgccggcgccgccgcaccGGCCGCTCGACGTTCCCCGGCTTaaaccctcctcctcctcgaccccTCGCCGCCCCACAGCCGCTAAACCCAGCGGAGATGCGGCGCCTCCACAGAtccctcctcctcgccgcccgcTCCAGCCCCCTCGCCCGCCACCgaccccctccccctctccctctccaccGGCCCCCGCCTCCCCGCCCGCACCGCCCTCTCCCCTTCTCCACCGCAGCCCTacccacgccccctccccccgaTGCGGCGCCAACCGCCCAGCCCGCCGCCGACGCCCTCGCCGCCCTCGAGGCCGCCGAGCGCCAGGAGTCCTCGGGCGACCACCAGAAGGCCCTCGACCTCGCCCTCAAGGTGCTCGGGCCCCTGCAGGAGTCCCGCGGCGGCTGGTCGCTCCCGGTCGCGCGCGCGCTCCGCCTCGCGGGCGCCGCGGCCTGCCGCCTCGGCTCCCTCACCGACAGCCTCGACTCCCTCGAGGCCGCCGCCGAGATCGTCGGTTCCCTGCAGGGCGGGGGCGCCGAGGCCGCCACCGTCGGCGCCGCCGTGCACGAGCAGCTCGCGCGCACCAAGACGGCCATCGGCCGCCGGTGGGACGCGGTGGCCAGCTTCCAGCGCGCGCTGGAGCTGAAGTGCCGGTTCCTGAATGCAGGGAGTGCGGAGTTGGGCGATGCTTACAGGGACGCCGCGGAGGCCTACGAGGGGGTGCTCTGCTTTGATAAGGCGCTGCCGTTGTGTCTGAAGGCGTTGGAGATTGCCGAGAAGCGGTCCGGTGAGGGATCCGCGGAGGCGGCCAAGGTCCGGAGGATCCTCGTGGTTGCTTATACTGGGATGGGTCGGAACGAGGAGGCGTTGGAGCAGAATGAGCTTGTTAGGATGGAGTATGAGAGGTTGGGGCTGGATGCAGAGCTTTCTCTGGTTGAAATCGACGGGGCCAGCCTGCGTATTCTGTTGGGGAGGACAGAGGACGCGATGAATGACCTTAAGAAGGTGATGAAGCGGGCTAGCAAGGAGAGCGAGGAGCGTGCACTAGCATTTGTCGCGATGGCGAAGATTTTGTGCTCCGAGGATAGGTCCAGTGACTCTACACGGTGCTTGGAGATTGCTCGTGAGACTCTTGATGCAAAGCGTTCCGTAAACACTGAGCGGGTCGCTGGGGCATACACCGAGATATCGATGTTGTATGAGTCAATGAATGAATTCGAGATGTCTTTGTGTTTGATGAAGAAAACACTTGCGTTTCTCGAGGGTGCCTCAGGGATGCAGCACATTCAGGGGAGCATCTCTGCAAGGATGGGTTTTCTCCTCCTGCTGACAAAACGAATTGATGAGTCTGTTCCTTTTCTGGAGAAAGCTATTGAGAAGTTGAAGAACTGCTTTGGACCACTGCATTTTGGGTTAGGATTTGCTTACAAGCATCTGGGCGAGGCTTATATTGAAATGGGTCAGCCGGAATCATCTCTTAAGTTCTTTGGTCTTGCAAGTGACATCATTAATGCTGCATTTGGGCCGAAACATGAGGATTCCATTGAGATCATTCAGTGCATTGCAAATGCGTATGGACTGATGGGGAGGTAATTTATTTTGCCCTGTTCATATTTTACTAGTCTTTGAAATAAAGATGCTGCTATCCTGTACAGTTACCTGTAGGCTATTAAATTATCCAGAGTTTATCTATGGAACTGAAGGCAGCATGGAAAATGTCTCAGTTGAAGTACTATACTCCCGCTCTGCCGTCGTAGAAACTGACTGAGCGATTTTGAGTTAGTGTCAGAAATATCGTCAACATTCTATATGTGTTATGTTGTGTAGCACATTCAATAGTATTTCATTTGCTTTTCCTATATGAAGTAATTGAGCAACTATATGGTCTATTGCCAATTATGATTAGTAGGTCATTATGCAACCACTGCTGCAGTTGTTGTTTGCATAGAAGAGTCTCCGGAAGTCCTGCTGTTGGTGCTTGCaaaataacaacaacaacaacaacaataataaACTTTGCCTGCAGACTTTTTGTTTCCATATCGTTCTGGTGGTCTCATAGATGAAATATAGGAAGAAAAAAATGCTTAGTTGTTTCCTAATACAGCAAGGGACAGCCCTACATTGAGATAGAAAGTAACTGTACACAATTAGAAGGGAAATCCTGCTTACAGCACAGTTTAACCTTATAAACCCGAAAGTGTAAACTTAAGCTTGGCCAAGTAGGGATGTAGTGCTAATCTGCTAGTACTTACTAAGGGCAGAAAAGGTACGAGTCGTGACAGCTTAAGAATTGTAATATATACTATTATAATTATAAGTGATCTTTCTCGAGCACACTCCATGCCTACCTGCAGATATGGATGGATTTCCCATTAATTAGCAAATGTAACACTCTTGTATGAAAAAATGAAGATCCCATGTTTGGTGCTTTATGCCTTTATGACTAATGAATGAATCCGAAACTATATCCAAGTTGAACTATCTGTAGGTAATGCTTGTTCTGTTGGTTTGTGTGATGCTGTCAGCATTTTGCCGAATTGAACTCCCCCCTAGTTTGGCGCATGTACATGGTAAAAAGCAGATGCTGCATTAATTAGCATATGCGCTGTTGAGCAGTCGGTTATTTGATTGCTGACTTAAATTTATGTTTTGTGGGTTATATCTGTTATGGAACAACTGGATGCAATTTTCTGACCATGTTCTATCGATTTATAGTAAAGCACCTCTTATATATGTCGTGGATACCCCTGTCGCTATTTTACATTCGATACTGCTTCTTATTGCAGCTACAAGTATGCCATGGATTTTCAACAACGAGTTATAGATGCTTATGAAAGCTGTGGCCCTGGTTCGGCCTATGAGATAAGAGAAGCTCATAGGCTTCTAGAGCAGATAAGGAAGAAGGCGGAAGGGTCACCTTCTGCAGTATTTCCTGCAAATTCACTGCCCGTGCTTCCTGAAAACCGATAATGCCTCTCCTGGCATCTGTTAGATGAAGACGACTCAGTGGTAAACTAAGATTTCATCAGCGACCCTCTCAGGTCTTTTAACTACTATTTTGGCGCCCAATGTCATTATATGGTTCATTTATACTTACCAATGGAATTAGATGTGATCACGTCATGTGTTCTAGTATTTGGGAAGACAGAGCATGCAGATTACCCACCTTCAGATTATAGGTAGCATGTATGGTTGTACACAGTTTTCATCATCAATATTACTTGAAGAATGTTTCCATGTATTTTCTGATTTCATGGGGATCTTGCCACAATTATTTCTGGTTGGACTGGATTGACAATATTTAGCTACTATTCTGACCATTGTGGTTGAATCAGCTGCCATTAACTACTTTGCCGAACAAGTAAATATAAAAGAGTATCTCATGAAAGTGGCAGATAAACATCACTCACGGGCTAGGTTGGGTGCTGTGACTATATCGTTCACATCTGCCCTGTGAATTTTCTGTCATTTCAAGCATACCTGCCAAGTTCCAAATGGCAATACAACTATTGCCTGCAGGAGTGCGGTTGTGTATTAGGTTGTGCATCACACATGTTGATTCGCTGTGCCCAGCTATCTACATTTTTTGTTCATGTAATCTCCCTTGGGAAAGTGAGGACTGTTTGATTCTTGTGGTGCTTTCACTATTTGCTGCTGAGCGTCGAGATTCTGTTTTATTGATGATCATCTGGAAAATGACACTTTTGTCCTCTGGATGCTGAGTTACATGTACAATAGGGTCCAAGTCAGGAGTTTTTCCTCCCCTCCTGAGTAGATGGAAATAACAAAGCAAGGTCCTATAAAAGGTCCCCGCACTAACAGTGCTGGCAATGTTTCTATACCCAAATAGTTTGGTAGGTAAATGCATTTTTTTCCTTTCACTCACATGTACATATATGAGGCCCGCATTATAATTTTGATTCTCCTCAGTTGAAGCTCATATGCGATACCCAATATGGCCATCCATTTTAGTACTACTCCGCATTGTAACCAGATGCGCCAAATTCACCCATGTAGCTTGTCTTTTATAGAAGGTTTTACTTATTGCTGTTATTTGAACATTCCATGGGAATGGGATCACTAGTATGCTTCACACAACAATGTTCCTACGAAACTTGGTAGATCTTGGATGACTTTTGGCTTTTGCAGGCAGTGCGGCACATTGTTCGTGCATTGGAAATCTGGGTTGCCGCACTTTGGCGCTTTGCAAATCGATACTACTTGGAGGTGTATTCATCACCGCAAAACTGGATGTGTGTGCAAGTTGGAGATGTCAGGTGGGTGTGGGACTGCCTACAGTTTTGCGGTGACCCACCCTATTATTGATCATGATCTTTCGCAGTTCCGCTATCCAGGCAGCAATGCTCTCTTCTCTTGGGAATGCCAAATGAGTGCACAATCCTTGCAATGGTGGGACTGGGCAAAGGACAAAGGCAGGAACAGAAAGAATCCCATTAATCCCCAGCATGTGCATCCGCTAAGATTCGAGCTATGTGATTGCTGGTAGTAGGACAAGTTGGTAACCAGTCACACGTTGGATACATACTACTCTACTCCGGAGTAGTATCTCGGGCCGATGCCGGCGGACAGACAGGAAGGTAAGCAGTCCAGAGGTGTTCGTTATCCCGGCCGGGAATCTGCGCTGGCGCGTTCCTGTTGGTGAGCTCAGCGGCCTGCACGCAGATGATGATGCGTATGCAACAGGGATGGATGGTACGGCGCGCTGGTAGTTTGTTAATGGCGCCTGCTGAAGCAGCTCCGGTTGACCGTTCTCCCGCTCCGCTCCGGCCGGCCAGTATAACACCAGTCGTCCCAGAGACCACTGCGCCGGCCGCCGTACTCGGTGGTCTCGCCATTCCATTCACCCCGAGAcgccaaatttgacaaatttgacctatagacgaaatcaaatcatagaatgaactgtccgtgaaactatttcacgcggctgacccgtggcgcctagctctcaggcgctgcactagtgcaacgtctgggagctaggcgctgcactagtgcaacgcctaggagctaggcgctgcacactgacttagtaattttctgatcacacggatgcgacgctggccgtgtagcgcctatctgtgaggcgttgcacagtgtagtgtggcgccttcgtgtcgggcgtcacacaaaaaggtcagccgcgtgaaatagtttcacggatagttcattctgtgatttgatttcgtctataggtcaaatttgtcaaatttgccccCCGAGACGCCCCGCATCCATCACGCTGTTACTTCAACAGTTGCGTTCACTCTCTCTTCTGCGTCTGTCTGTTCTGTCGTCTTCCGTGCCACTCCCTCCGTCCTACTCCCTTTGTTTCTAAATATtcgtctttttagagatttcaaatggactatcacatacggatgtatatagacatattttagagtgtaaattcactcattttgctcggtatgtagtcacttattgaaatatctagaaagcaaatatttaggaacgaagggagtataatACAAGAGCGTTTTTTACACCAGTTAAAAGCGTTCTTAtgttatgggacggagggagtacatggaACGCATCGGTGGGCATTGATTATGAAAGAGACTGGACTGGGCATGATTGCGGTGTCCTTGTAGTTCCATCAGCCGGCGACGACACGGAGCATGGTGAGGCAACCATCCGTCGCAGTGCCTTGTCCCGCGCAAGTGAAAATGGTAGCGCGTGGtgaccatgcatgcatgcatgcggcgcaGCGATGCCCACTACCACCACCTTCCTTCTTGTGAGCGAGCCCTTGCATGCACTAGCTATGTGGCACACTGTGACACTGTTACGTACGGATGAGGGGCTTGCTTCTTGTCCCTCTGGTCACAAACAGTCTCTccatgctgctgctgctgtttgggCTTCAACTCTCGAGGTCGGGGCATGCATTGGTCCCCGTCGCCGTCGCACCTTCAACGTTACCTTCTTTCTTCTCCCAACGTTTTCACgcagcaacaacaacaaacaCTGTTGGCCCTCGGTTCCAGTCAGCCTGTCTTTTTCCTAGTACCAAAGAAAGGTTAAAAATCTCAACGAAATTTCAGTTAAACTTCCGAAATTTCACATATTTCAGTGGGGTCCGAAATATTTTTAACCCCAAAATTTCGATGCagattcaaactgattttaaaataAATTTAAATTATGCTAAAATTCATTAAAATAAAGTGAAATTGGACATATCAAAACCCGAAACAATTTCCAAAGTTTCGCATATTTTGGTGTGGTTCGAAATTATTTTGTTTCCGAAAAAAAACCTCCGTTCCTAAATTTCGGTGTGGTTCAGTATGGACCAGATACGGATGAATATAGTTTAGATCTCTCAGTATGAATATATTTTGGTGTAGGTTCACTCATTTCGCTCAGTATGTGTAGTCCATATTGAGATCTCTAAAAAaacttacatttaggaacggagggagtagtgcacaCAGTGCAGTCGTACCACCAACAGCTGCTAGGCGAACAATGTGGTACGTACGAAATACTGCACGAGATTGCAATATGTCGACCCATCACAGTGACCACTACTGTAGTAGTATACGTCCCTCTAGTATGTAGTCTCTACCCGAGCAAAGGGGGGGAAAGGACTAGCATTGCAGCTTCAGAGCAGGGCATTTTGCATTTTTGCCCAAAAGCTCACGTTCAGGGGCTTGGCTAGTTGGCTGCTAGTGAATGTCATTTTCTCTACTACTATAGTACAAGAAATTTTAAACTTGGGAGCCATCCATCCTGAGCAGAGGCACTTCTTAGCCGTTGATTCCCTCTATGGAGTGAATCCTTGTCGTTTATCATAGCAAACTCGAGTGATCCAACGGCTGTAGTTACCGGGATTCGCTCCATCCAGTCGCCCGCCAAAACGAGGTGGGCGGGATTTTTCTGGACCGATCGAGACACTGCACGGCTACCTGCACACCTTGCATCCTCACGTGATGGTGACTAGAAATTTTCTCATTCAAGATCTTCTATGGCTGGCTTTTGTAGTACCTATTGTGTAAACATAGATTTTTTTAATGAAGGAACAGATATCGTATTTGCAGTTCGACCGGGACACCACGTGCACTGCACGTGCGTCGTACTAGTAACACACAGTACGTGTTCACTACCACTACCAGTGAGTCATACATACAGCACAGTACCGGCAGTTGTTGGCTTGTGAAGGTCTCACCCTCCAGCAGCGATAGACCAAGACTGAGGTCCTTCTGATGGCCGGTGGTCAATGTCGTCGTCTTGGCGCTTACGCGTTGGCAGGCATCAAACAGTTAAACCTCCATGGCAGCAGGAGGGCCTCTGCATGCCGTCAAGAGGAGGACCCGTGATAAGCTGACACATGAGCTACAGGGAGtggccagccagccagccagccagccagagGAAAGATGCACGTCCCAGTGGCAATCTCGAGCTTGATCCTCTCTTTGCCGAATTGCCAGAAAATCCACGGCCAAATTAGTTAAACGGCTCACTGCATGCCGACAAAACTGCGCCGGCCATCTTGCCAATGAGTCCTGGTCCATGGGTGGCTGGCTGAATCTGAAAGGtttagggcgtgtttggttgccgttTGTAAGTGGCTGGCTGAACCTACCACCACATCCAAAAGAGGTGTCTGGCTGGCTGGCTGAATCTACCACCACATCCAAAAGAGGGTGTCGTCCTACCACCGCAAGTTCACCATCAGCGTGAGGGGTTAGTATATACCACCTCATCAAAATATACAGACCATCAAATAGTTTTTAAGCCCTAGCTACACAAAATGTACGTCGTcatcgtcatcgtcgtcgtcgccaCCACCGCCATCGCCGTCGGGGATCATGCACGCTCACAGGCAGCACTACTCTAGTAGTAGTGCTTGCCCAGCTAGCTCCTGAGCCATAGCACCCTGTGAGCGTCGGCCATGGCAACAAACCCAACACCCTGGGCCTTGTTGTCAAGCAAGTGGCTGGGAGCTGCCATGAGAGCCTCGTCGCTGAAGCCACCCTGGTGCATGACAGTGCCATACAGGTCAGGGTGGACGTCGAGGGGCTTGCACTCCCTGATGGCTGTTGCCACCTCCTTCACCGCCTCAGTCATGCTGCAGAAGACATTGATCTCCTCCTCCATCAggcctcctctcttcttcttcctatcATGGACGGGGTCAAATGGCTTGTCGAAGGGCTTCGCAGCGGGCTTGTCAGGGCCATCGAGGAGGGAAATCTGGCATGGGAGAACCAAGAGGCTCCCCCGAGCCCATGGCATGCTTCCCAATTGCCAGCCCGAAGGAGAAGATGTGCTGCATCTGGTTGTAGTTCTGTATGGGTGTGTTGAGGAACTCAGCGTCCCTTGGGTGGTCCTAAGAATGAAACCCAAGTGTTGTTAGTTGCGATTAGGAGTAGGCAATGGTGGACAGTATGAAAAGGAAGAGGGCTGTGAGCTAACCGCGACATGGCCGGCGTAGTGCTCTGCCTCCAGAACTATGCAGCAAGTGTTCTCATCCCATGAGGCACCGCTAAGGTCTCTCAGCCTGGACACTTGGATCCATCGACTTCTCCACTTCCTCAGGTGGTTGTACACCTGGGTGGCAGACACCTCTTGCCCACAGAACTCGAACACCTGCTTCGCAACGGTGTTCAAGTGCACCTCCTTGAAGCCCTTGTCAGTCCTAACTCCACTAGAGATGAgctcacacatcttgttcagcACGAACGTGGACATGAACGGCTGCCACTTCATGTTGTTCGACCTACCATCCTTCTTTGCCTTTGCTGCTGCTAGCTTGAGTGCAGCGGCAGCAACAGCAAGAGCAGTAGTTGGCTCAACGAGCACTACTGGCACCTAGAGGGAGTTAGAGGCGAACACCTCTGAATCAGGTTCCATCTGGGACATAGGCTGCGAGTCCTCGACAAACGATGGAGCAAGCTGGCTGTCGGACACGACAAGGGCCTGACTAAGATCTTGCGTCTGCGTGGTCATGTCCTACAATCGTAGCACGCATTGACAGTAAGCATAGCACACAACATACCGGACAATCGATGAAAGCAGAAGCATACATGTACACGGCTCATCACTATCATAGTAAGCACATGCTTCATCGCTATCATACCAAGCATACCGGACAATCTATGAGCAGGAACATACAACTACAACAAACAGCATGCTACAAATGGACAACCAATAGCTACAAATCACATATCTAAGCATGATTCAACACAAGCACAAGGTTCAACTTCAAACTCTACTACTAATCTAGCCTACCACATGCTTGAACATCTAGCCTTACCACAAATTGCAACCACAGCATAGCAATCAACCATAGCAGCTCACAGATCTGACCACTAATCAACCATGCATCTAGATCAAACCCTAGCTGCAGCTCAGATCTAGCTAGAAGGAACAGAGAGAAAGGGGATTGAACTCACAGAGGCCATGGCTGTAGCTTGAGGACGAGGGGGACGGTCGTGGAAGATCAACGCCGGCCGGTGAAGGAGCGCCGACGCCGTGGACCGCCGGCCCATGAAGATGCGCCGCTTACCTGCTCGTCGGTGCTGATGCGCGTCGGCTGGAAAGCTCGAACGGAGGGAGAATGGTGGCGGGAGTTGGGGCGGTGAGGGAGGGGCTAAATAGGGGTGGACTCGGCGGGAGGTAAGCCGAAATCCTCCCGCCGATTTTTCGGCGACGCGGGCGAGCTCGCGCCATCTCCCCTGCTCGCACGAGGGGAGAAGCGCGTCGCCCTCCCCTGCCTCGCACGAGCCAGGCTCGCGAGCTACTGCCGATTCGGGCATTTCCCCTGGGCCTGTCCTGGACGTGCTTTAAGTTCCGTGCGATGCGGGCCGCACAGTGAAAGCAGACGACCAAACGGGCCACTTTCTTCCCGCGCGGGCTAGGCTGGGCCtaatgcg
This genomic window from Aegilops tauschii subsp. strangulata cultivar AL8/78 chromosome 4, Aet v6.0, whole genome shotgun sequence contains:
- the LOC109780185 gene encoding protein KINESIN LIGHT CHAIN-RELATED 2; the encoded protein is MRRLHRSLLLAARSSPLARHRPPPPLPLHRPPPPRPHRPLPFSTAALPTPPPPDAAPTAQPAADALAALEAAERQESSGDHQKALDLALKVLGPLQESRGGWSLPVARALRLAGAAACRLGSLTDSLDSLEAAAEIVGSLQGGGAEAATVGAAVHEQLARTKTAIGRRWDAVASFQRALELKCRFLNAGSAELGDAYRDAAEAYEGVLCFDKALPLCLKALEIAEKRSGEGSAEAAKVRRILVVAYTGMGRNEEALEQNELVRMEYERLGLDAELSLVEIDGASLRILLGRTEDAMNDLKKVMKRASKESEERALAFVAMAKILCSEDRSSDSTRCLEIARETLDAKRSVNTERVAGAYTEISMLYESMNEFEMSLCLMKKTLAFLEGASGMQHIQGSISARMGFLLLLTKRIDESVPFLEKAIEKLKNCFGPLHFGLGFAYKHLGEAYIEMGQPESSLKFFGLASDIINAAFGPKHEDSIEIIQCIANAYGLMGSYKYAMDFQQRVIDAYESCGPGSAYEIREAHRLLEQIRKKAEGSPSAVFPANSLPVLPENR